A part of Caloenas nicobarica isolate bCalNic1 chromosome 10, bCalNic1.hap1, whole genome shotgun sequence genomic DNA contains:
- the ST8SIA2 gene encoding alpha-2,8-sialyltransferase 8B has product MPLPCRGWTLALLTLLVGFLIFADISEIEEESGSSGGRGTIRSAVNSLHSKSNRAEIVINDSSSPAVVDRSNESIKHNIKPASSKWRHNQTLSLKIRKQILKFLDAEKDISVLKGTLKPGDIIHYVFDRDSTMNVSQNLYELLPRTSPLKGKQFPTCAIVGNSGVLLSSGCGPEIDAHSFVIRCNLAPVQEYSQDVGLKTDLVTMNPSVIQRAFEDLVNETWREKLLQRLHSLNGSILWIPAFMAKGGKERVEWVNELILKHHINVRTAYPSLRLLHAVRGYWLTNKVHIKRPTTGLLMYTLATRFCNQIYLYGFWPFPLDQNQNPVKYHYYDSLKYGYTSQASPHTMPLEFKALKTLHQQGALKLTVGECDGAT; this is encoded by the exons GAGTTCTGGAGGCAGAGGTACAATCAGATCAGCTGTGAACAGCTTACATAGCAAATCTAATAG AGCTGAAATAGTAATAAATGACTCTTCGTCTCCAGCTGTTGTTGACAGAAGTAATGAAAGCATTAAGCACAACATTAAACCAGCCTCATCCAAATGGAGACACAACCAGACACTCTCTTTGAAGATCAG GAAACAGATCCTGAAGTTCCTGGATGCGGAGAAGGACATTTCGGTGCTGAAGGGGACGCTGAAGCCGGGGGACATCATCCACTACGTCTTTGACAGGGACAGCACCATGAACGTCTCGCAGAACCTGTACGAGCTGCTGCCCCGCACCTCGCCCCTCAAGGGCAAGCAGTTCCCCACCTGCGCCATCGTGGGCAACTCGGGGGTCCTGCTCAGCAGCGGCTGCGGCCCCGAGATTGATGCCCACAGCTTCGTGATAAG GTGCAATCTGGCCCCTGTCCAGGAGTACTCACAGGACGTGGGCCTGAAGACAGACCTGGTGACTATGAACCCCTCGGTCATCCAACGGGCCTTCGAGGACCTGGTGAACGAGACGTggagggagaagctgctgcaACGCCTCCATAGCCTCAACGGCAGCATCCTCTGGATCCCGGCGTTCATGGCCAAGGGCGGCAAGGAGCGAGTGGAGTGGGTGAACGAGCTCATCCTGAAGCATCACATCAACGTCAGGACTGCCTACCCCTCGCTGCGCCTGCTGCATGCTGTCCGAGG GTACTGGCTAACGAACAAGGTGCACATCAAGCGACCCACCACCGGCCTCCTCATGTACACCTTAGCCACCCGATTCTGCAACCAGATCTATCTCTACGGCTTCTGGCCCTTTCCCCTGGACCAGAACCAGAATCCGGTCAAGTACCACTACTACGACAGCCTGAAGTATGGCTACACCTCGCAGGCCAGCCCGCACACCATGCCCTTGGAGTTCAAAGCCTTAAAGACGCTGCACCAGCAAGGAGCCTTGAAGCTGACAGTGGGGGAGTGCGATGGGGCCACGTAG